The following coding sequences are from one Ornithorhynchus anatinus isolate Pmale09 chromosome 18, mOrnAna1.pri.v4, whole genome shotgun sequence window:
- the LOC100082295 gene encoding toll-like receptor 6: MPGTEDQAIRTFLFAGIWTAALGSQTQASVASDSFADYSSQQLEKVPSPLSPDLTTLDVSRNNISVLEAADFRSLAKLRVLVLSHNRIRHLDTSVFEFNPALEFVDVAHNELESLSCHPAVAFRHLDLSFNLFERVPVCREFGHWLQLDFLGLSARRIRKADLQPLADLHLREVLLHLRVPEGPVSLCCLHTEKLHLVFSPWLNLPSHWSLSNSTPGSLEITNIQLVNGRCSDLTEVLSEAMQDLKLLNLTLNNVETTWECLVAVFQLVWPRNVEYLNIYNLTLFEEINEEAFDTTETSLKGVKLELMTNKVLYFSQDNIYGIFAKMNISSLTITNSPFIHMLCPTGASRWLHLDMSNNVLTDTIFETCTTLVHLETLIFRGNQLKNLVPLSRMTKTMRSLQHLDLSLNFLQFDGDAESCDWSASLSTLDLSSNKLTGSVFRCLPPRVTVLDLHGNQIRSIPKEAVALPALRELNVALNFLADLPDCGAFRSLTVLRVDGNSIPSPSPAAFRSCQNLRRLWAGNNPFACGCNLRQFIGLAASSSNLLEGWPDAYVCASSEGHDGTLLKDVHLPELACNIPLLVGTVLVTLSVVAAAGAALCRYLDVPWYLRMTWQWAQTRRRARRATPVKLERMAQFHVFVSYSERDATWVKAELIPNLESAAISVCLHERNFVPGKSIVENIISCIEKSRKSIFVLSPHFVQSEWCHYELCFAHHRLFQEGSDSLILIVLAPIPRHGIPARYHKLKSLMARKTYLEWPQERSKQGLFWANLRVAVNVDRIVSGKGGGPVDLKT, encoded by the coding sequence ATGCCTGGGACGGAAGACCAGGCCATCAGAACCTTCCTCTTCGCGGGCATCTGGACCGCGGCCCTCGGAAGTCAAACCCAGGCATCTGTCGCGAGCGACTCCTTCGCTGACTACTCCAGCCAACAGCTCGAGAAGGTACCCAGCCCCCTCTCTCCAGACCTGACAACCTTAGATGTGTCCCGAAATAACATATCCGTGCTTGAGGCCGCTGACTTCCGGTCTCTAGCGAAGCTGAGGGTTTTAGTCCTTTCTCATAATAGAATCCGCCACCTGGACACCAGTGTATTTGAATTTAATCCAGCCTTGGAGTTTGTGGATGTAGCCCACAATGAATTGGAGAGCCTCTCTTGCCACCCAGCTGTGGCCTTCAGGCACTTGGATCTCTCTTTCAACCTGTTCGAGCGGGTGCCCGTCTGCAGAGAGTTCGGCCACTGGTTGCAGCTGGATTTCCTGGGGCTGAGTGCCCGGCGGATCCGGAAAGCTGATTTGCAGCCACTGGCTGACTTGCATCTCAGAGAGGTTTTGCTCCACTTGAGGGTCCCAGAGGGGCCGGTCAGCCTGTGCTGCTTGCACACAGAGAAGCTGCACCTCGTTTTCTCTCCCTGGCTGAATCTCCCATCCCACTGGAGTCTGTCTAACAGCACTCCTGGAAGTCTAGAGATAACGAACATCCAGCTGGTCAATGGGCGGTGTTCCGATCTCACCGAGGTTTTATCAGAAGCGATGCAAGATCTGAAATTGCTCAATCTGACGCTGAACAATGTCGAAACCACTTGGGAATGCCTGGTGGCCGTCTTCCAGCTCGTTTGGCCCCGGAATGTGGAATACCTCAACATCTACAACCTGACCCTCTTTGAAGAAATCAATGAAGAAGCATTCGACACCACTGAGACGTCACTGAAAGGAGTgaaattggaactcatgaccaaCAAGGTTCTCTATTTCTCCCAGGATAACATCTACGGAATATTTGCAAAGATGAACATCAGCAGTCTGACAATAACCAATTCCCCTTTCATACATATGCTTTGCCCTACCGGGGCAAGCCGGTGGCTGCATCTGGACATGTCCAATAACGTGCTGACGGATACGATTTTTGAAACCTGTACCACCCTCGTTCACTTGGAAACTCTCATTTTTCGAGGAAATCAGTTAAAGAACCTGGTGCCACTGAGTCGGATGACTAAGACGATGCGGTCTCTCCAACACctggacctgagtttgaattttTTGCAGTTTGATGGGGACGCGGAAAGCTGCGATTGGTCTGCGAGTCTGTCGACGTTAGATTTATCATCGAATAAGCTGACTGGATCCGTCTTCAGGTGTCTGCCCCCGCGAGTCACGGTCCTTGACCTGCACGGTAATCAGATCCGAAGCATCCCCAAGGAGGCCGTGGCCCTGCCGGCTCTGCGAGAGTTAAACGTGGCACTTAACTTCCTGGCAGACCTTCCGGACTGCGGTGCTTTCCGGAGCCTCACCGTCCTGCGCGTTGATGGCAATTCCATCCCCAGCCCATCGCCCGCCGCCTTTCGGTCATGCCAGAACCTCAGGAGGCTCTGGGCCGGAAACAATCCCTTCGCGTGTGGGTGTAATCTCAGACAGTTCATCGGCCTAGCGGCCTCTTCCTCCAATTTGCTGGAAGGTTGGCCGGATGCCTACGTCTGTGCTTCCTCAGAAGGCCATGATGGGACTCTGCTGAAGGACGTCCACCTGCCCGAATTAGCCTGCAACATCCCCCTTCTGGTGGGGACCGTGCTGGTGACCCTGTCGGTCgtggcggcggccggggcggccctGTGCCGCTACCTGGATGTGCCCTGGTACCTGAGGATGACGTGGCAGTGGGCGCAGACCCGGCGCAGGGCCCGGCGGGCGACCCCCGTGAAACTCGAGAGGATGGCCCAGTTCCACGTGTTCGTCTCCTACAGCGAGAGGGACGCGACCTGGGTCAAGGCCGAACTGATCCCCAACCTGGAGAGTGCCGCCATAAGCGTCTGTCTGCACGAGAGGAACTTCGTCCCCGGCAAGAGTATCGTGGAGAACATCATCAGCTGCATCGAGAAGAGCCGCAAATCCATCTTCGTCCTGTCCCCCCACTTTGTCCAGAGCGAGTGGTGCCACTACGAGCTCTGCTTCGCTCACCACCGGCTCTTCCAAGAGGGTTCCGACAGCCTCATCCTCATCGTGCTGGCCCCGATCCCGCGGCACGGCATCCCCGCCCGCTATCACAAGCTTAAGTCCCTCATGGCCCGGAAGACCTATCTGGAATGGCCCCAGGAGAGGAGCAAGCAGGGCCTGTTCTGGGCCAACCTGAGGGTTGCGGTGAACGTGGACCGAATCGTGTCTGGCAAAGGGGGGGGACCGGTCGACTTGAAAACGTAG
- the TLR10 gene encoding LOW QUALITY PROTEIN: toll-like receptor 10 (The sequence of the model RefSeq protein was modified relative to this genomic sequence to represent the inferred CDS: deleted 3 bases in 2 codons) has protein sequence MPGKMARNLGMFFILYRVTTFVLGETGQPAAKNELIANCSNGHLISVPTDVSSGTTTLDLSHNNISQLQPLDLRSLVKLRVLLLSHNTIHHLDANVFRFNEALEHLDLSYNLLGEISCHPLRSLRHLDLSFNNFLTVPVCPEFGSLPHLEFLGLSGEQIRKSDFQKIAHLLLNAVFLNLNTPIRYEEGSLPVLNPAKLHIVLPGDTDSLLILKDGMKTSKIFELSNLCLLPSCNTQPNPLLETLRDSKTTQLSLSRVYTAWKEFLQILQFVWHSSVQQLHIRNLTFIDYPNSHSAHFNYLGTAMRALTVEQVHIQTFTFPQDLAYQLFTKMDIDNLTLSDAQMPHMVFPQGVRRFRYVNFSNNALSDAFFITDARFPALETLILQRNVLMTLSVASSFAGHTPLKYIDLSQNHLHHRDDTPCFWPETLVAMNLSSNKLADSVFGCLPKSIQVLDLQNNEIRSVPRQMADLKGLLELNIASNFLTDLPGCGRFNHLAVLNIEMNSILVPSLDFFQSCSALKSVKAGNNPFRCSCELRDFISLEKRSKGLMVGWAEAYRCQYPVSLKGTLLRDIHLPELACNIPLLVGSVLVTLSVMAAAGVALCRYLDVPWYLRMTWQWAQTRRRARRVPPTELERMAQFHVFVSYSERDATWVKAELIPNLESAAINICLHERNFVPGKSVVENIISCIEKSRKSIFVLSPHFVQSEWCHYELCFAHHRLFQEGSDSLILIVLAPIPRHSIPARYHKLKSLMARKTYLEWPRERSKQGLFWANLRAAVKVPISKSEMDGLVSDPQS, from the exons ATGCCGGGGAAGATGGCGAGGAACCTGGGAATGTTTTTCATTCTCTACAGAGTCACCACGTTCGTGCTGGGAGAAACCGGCCAACCAGCGGCCAAGAACGAACTGATCGCCAATTGCTCCAATGGGCACCTGATCAGCGTTCCCACAGATGTGTCTTCTGGGACCACCACGCTGGACCTCTCCCACAATAACatatcccagctccagcccttggATCTGAGATCTCTCGTCAAGCTCAGAGTGCTGCTCCTCTCTCACAACACCATCCACCATCTGGATGCCAATGTCTTTCGATTCAACGAGGCTTTGGAGCATTTAGACTTATCCTATAACCTCCTAGGAGAGATTTCTTGCCACCCGCTTAGGAGTCTCAGACACCTGGATCTCTCCTTCaacaacttcctcactgtgcctgtcTGCCCGGAGTTCGGGAGCCTGCCGCACCTGGAATTCCTAGGGCTGAGCGGGGAGCAGATACGGAAATCAGATTTCCAGAAAATTGCACATTTGCTCCTAAATGCCGTCTTTCTAAACTTAAACACTCCAATCCGTTATGAAGAGGGCAGCCTGCCAGTTTTGAACCCTGCCAAACTCCACATTGTCTTACCGGGAGACACCGATTCCCTGCTTATTTTGAAAGATGGCATGAAAACTTCCAAAATCTTTGAGCTCTCAAATCTATGTCTGCTTCCAAGCTGTAACACTCAACCAAATCCCCTTCTGGAAACCCTCCGGGACTCCAAGACAACACAGCTGTCTCTCAGTCGAGTCTACACAGCCTGGAAGGAATTTCTCCAGATCCTCCAGTTTGTGTGGCATTCATCTGTCCAGCAACTCCATATTCGAAACCTGACCTTTATTGATTATCCCAACTCTCACTCTGCCCACTTTAACTATCTCGGGACCGCAATGAGAGCCTTAACGGTGGAACAGGTACATATACAGACTTTCACTTTCCCACAGGACCTAGCCTACCAACTCTTTACTAAAATGGATATCGACAATCTGACTCTATCCGATGCCCAGATGCCACACATGGTGTTTCCCCAGGGCGTGAGGAGATTTCGGTATGTGAATTTTTCCAACAACGCCCTGTCGGATGCATTCTTCATCACGGATGCCAGGTTCCCAGCTTTGGAAACCCTCATTTTGCAAAGAAATGTGTTGATGACCCTTTCCGTGGCAAGTTCCTTTGCGGGC CACACCCCCTTGAAGTACATTGATCTGAGTCAGAATCACCTGCATCACAGGGACGACACCCCCTGCTTCTGGCCAGAGACGCTGGTGGCCATGAACCTCTCATCCAACAAGCTGGCTGATTCTGTTTTTGGCTGCTTGCCAAAGAGCATCCAAGTTCTTGATCTCCAGAACAATGAGATCAGGTCGGTACCCCGACAGATGGCAGATCTGAAAGGGCTGTTGGAGCTCAACATCGCCTCGAATTTTTTGACCGATCTCCCCGGATGCGGTCGTTTTAACCATCTAGCCGTGCTGAACATCGAGATGAATTCGATTCTCGTCCCATCTCTCGATTTCTTCCAGTCCTGCTCCGCTCTTAAGTCGGTCAAAGCAGGGAACAATCCCTTTCGGTGCTCCTGTGAGTTACGAGATTTCATTTCG TTGGAAAAAAGGTCCAAGGGCCTGATGGTTGGATGGGCTGAGGCATACCGATGTCAGTATCCCGTCTCCCTGAAAGGGACCTTGCTGAGGGACATCCACCTGCCTGAATTAGCCTGCAACATCCCCCTGCTAGTGGGGTCCGTGCTGGTGACCCTGTCGGTCATGGCGGCAGCTGGGGTGGCCCTGTGCCGCTACCTGGATGTGCCCTGGTACCTGAGGATGACGTGGCAGTGGGCGCAGACCCGGCGCAGGGCCCGGCGGGTGCCACCCACGGAGCTCGAGAGGATGGCCCAGTTCCACGTGTTCGTCTCCTACAGCGAGAGGGACGCGACCTGGGTCAAGGCCGAACTAATTCCCAACCTGGAGAGCGCCGCCATAAACATCTGTCTGCACGAGAGGAACTTCGTCCCCGGCAAGAGCGTCGTGGAGAACATCATCAGCTGCATCGAGAAGAGCCGCAAATCCATCTTTGTCCTGTCCCCCCACTTTGTCCAGAGTGAGTGGTGCCACTACGAGCTCTGCTTCGCTCACCACCGGCTCTTCCAAGAGGGCTCCGACAGCCTCATCCTCATCGTGCTGGCCCCGATTCCGCGGCACAGCATCCCCGCCCGCTATCACAAGCTCAAGTCCCTCATGGCCCGGAAGACCTATCTGGAATGGCCCCGGGAGAGGAGCAAGCAGGGCCTTTTCTGGGCCAACCTGAGGGCTGCGGTCAAAGTTCCTATATCGAAATCCGAGATGGATGGACTCGTGAGCGACCCACAGTCCTGA